A DNA window from Taeniopygia guttata chromosome 8, bTaeGut7.mat, whole genome shotgun sequence contains the following coding sequences:
- the LOC100225066 gene encoding riboflavin-binding protein, protein MLRFAITLLAVITSSTCQKYGCLEGDTQKLKPGPEPNMQECTLYSKSSCCYADFTEQLAHSPVIKIGDSYWNRCGQLSKSCEDFTKKIECFYRCSPDAARWIHPNDTAAIRAVPLCQSFCDDWYEACKDDSICVRNWLTDWEWDERGENHCNNKCIPYREMYANGTDMCQSMWGESFKVSESSCLCLQMNKKDSIAIKYLLSKSSEESSSSSSSSSSEERACQNKLRKFEKQKQKKGERTR, encoded by the exons ATGCTAAGGTTTGCTATCACCCTCCTTGCTGTCATAACATCATCCACCTGCCAAAAATACGGATGTCTGGAGGGGGATACCCAAAAACTGAAGCCAGGTCCTGAGCCAAATATGCAAGAGTGCACTCTCTACTCTAAAT CTTCCTGTTGCTATGCAGACTTCACAGAGCAATTGGCTCATTCCCCGGTAATTAAAATAGGCGACAGCTACTGGAACAGATGTGGGCAGCTCAGTAAATC CTGTGAAGATTTCACAAAGAAAATCGAGTGCTTTTACCGGTGTTCTCCAGATGCTGCTCGCTGGATCCATCCCAATGACACTGCTGCTATCCGAGCTGTTCCATTGTGTCAAAGCTTTTGTGATGACTG GTATGAAGCCTGCAAAGATGATTCCATATGTGTTCGTAACTGGCTGACAGACTGGGAGTGGGATGAACGTGGAGAAAACCACTGTAACAATAAATGTATTCCATACCGTGAG ATGTATGCAAATGGAACTGACATGTGCCAGAGTATGTGGGGGGAGTCATTTAAGGTGAGCGaatcctcctgcctctgcttgCAAATGAACAAGAAGGACTCGATTGCAATCAAGTATCTCCTCTCCAAAAGCTCAGAGGAAAGctcaagcagcagcagcagcagcagcagtgaggagcGTGCCTGCCAAAATAAACTCCGGAagtttgaaaaacaaaagcaaaagaaaggtGAACGGACAAGATAA